From Deltaproteobacteria bacterium:
CGAAAAATTCATAGTCTACGATTTTCGTTGTCGGATTGTGGGGAAAGGATATTATCAGCATCCGTGGTCTGGGCCAGAGTGTTTTGACCGCTCTTTCCAGAAGGGTCAGAAAGTCCTCTTCTCCTGACATGACGTTGACCCTTCTCACATCGGCATTGGCAATTATCACCGAATAGTAGTGGATGGGATAGGTGGGGTCGGGAACGAGCGCTATGTCACCGGGCCCCATCGTTGCCAGGACCAGATGGGATAGCCCCTCCTTGGCCCCGATAGTTGCGATAGCTTCGCTGTCCGGGTCCAGTATCACGTTGAAATGCCTCCTGTACCAGTCACATATGGCGAGTCTCAGCTTATAGATACCCCGGGAAGCCGAGTAGCGATGATTTTTAGGGTTCCTCACCGCCTCGATCAATTTTTTGACAATGTGATCTGGTGTTGGGATATCGGGATTCCCCATTCCCAGGTCTATGATGTCTTCTCCCTCTCTTCTCAGTTGCATTTTCAACTCGTTTACGACGTTGAAAACGTACGGTGGCAGTCTTTTGATCCGCGTGAACTCTTCCATTTTTTTTCCCTTTAAATAATTGAATTTAAACTATAAATCCTAATTCAAATGAACAGTCTTGTCAATGAATGTCGCGTTACACGAACGCAAAATCGATTCTTCCACCCCACATGGAACTGACGAATGAGCGGAGTTCCCTGTTCTCCTGTCGGCCAAGCTCAGGGTCCTCCGCTATTATTTCAAATGCCAGTTCCCGTGCATTTTTGAGCACGCGGCTATCGCGAATGATGTTCCCGAATATAAGATCGGGAAGTCCCGACTGTCGCGTCCCGATGAACTCACCCGGCCCCCTGATGAGCAAATCTTCTTCGGCAACTTTGAAGCCGTCCGTGGTGCGCACCATGACCTCGAGGCGCCGTTTCGCGTCTTCCGACTCTTTTTTCCCCGCAACGAGAAAACAGTACGATTTCTTCCTTCCTCTTCCCACCCTCCCTCTCAGCTGATGGAGCTGGGAGAGGCCAAACCGTTCCGGATGTTCGATCACCATGATATTGGCCGACGGCACGTCGATACCGACTTCAATAACCGTTGTGGAAACGAGGATTGATACGCTGCCGTTTCTGAAACCGCCCACGATCCTCTCCTTCTCCCCGCCCTTTATTTTTCCGTGGATAAGCTCCACGCCAAAATCGGTGAAAATATCCCTTTTTAGATGACCGTACATCTCCTTGGCGGCTCTTAGATCAATCTTTTCCGATTCCTCCACCAGCGGATACACGATGAAAGCCTGGCCTCCCTTCGCCACCTCCTGCCGGATGAACTCGTAGAGTTCATCCCTCTGCCATTCATAAATGAGCCTTGTCTCAACCGGCGTCCTTCCAGGGGGCATCTCATCGATTACCGAAACATCCAGGTCCCCGTAAAGAGTCATGGCAAGCGTCCTGGGGATCGGCGTCGCCGTCATGACGAGCATGTGGGGAGACTGCCCCTTGAGCCTCATTTTCAACCTCTGGTATACGCCGAACCGATGCTGCTCATCGACGATAACCAGCGCCAGGTTGTGAAACGAAACGTCCTCCTGTATTATGGCGTGCGTTCCAACCACGATGTTTATCCTCCCGGATGCGATGTCCTCTTTTATCCGGGTTTTTTCCTTTCCGGTAACTGAAGCGGTGAGCAGGCCGATGTTTAAAGCCAGACCGTTTGAGAGTTCCTTGAAGTTTTTGAAGTGCTGCTCGGCGAGAATCTCGGTGGGCGCCATGACGGCAACCTGGTAACCCCGGTGCCACGCAACCATGGATGCTATCCACGCGACAATGGTTTTGCCCGAACCTACGTCGCCCTGAAGGAGCCTTTGCATCGGCTCTTTCTTCTTCATGTCTTTCAGGATGTCGTTTACCGCCGTTCTCTGCGCGCCGGTGAGCTGAAAAGGCAGCCTCTTTTTGATTTCATCGACGATGTTTCTGTCCCACGAAATTTCCACCCCTCTCTCCCTGCACCCCAGATATTTCTTCCTTGCCAACCCCAGCTGGAGCGAAAAGAACTCGTCAAAGATGATCCGCCTGTGATAGGCGGTTCTGTAGTTTCTGAGCTCTTCCACGTCTGAGCTGCCTTCCGGGAGGTGGATGCTTCTCAATGATACAGCAAGGGGTGGAAGATCTTCCCTCCTAAGGATCGATTCGGGAAGCGGATCGATCAGAGAATCTGCATGAGACTGCACGGCGGTTAAAATGATTTTCCTCACAATCTTCTGATGGATCCCCTCTATGTCCGAATAGACGGGCGATATTATTCCTCTGTCATGGCGGGGAAATTCACCCCCCGCGTCGGGAAAGGTTACCTCGGGGTGAAGAAATTCCATCCTTCCCTGGAAATATTTTGCGCTGCCGTAAACGAGGATCTTCCGCCCTTCCCCGTATATCGATTTCCATCTCTTCGGGTTGTAGTTGAGCCACTTCAGGCATGTACCGCCCGTCTCATCTTCCATGAAAACCTCGAAACAGCGGCCACCGGAGAAAAAACGGATTTCATTCGCCCTCGAGATTTTGCCTGCGAACAGATAGGTTCCCTCTTTTTTCATATCGCCTATTTTGGTGATGAAACGCCTGTCCTGGTAGTCCTTCGGAAAAAAGTAGAGCGCATCCTTTACCGTCCTGAGGCCCTTCTTCTCCAGCCTTTCGTAAATTTTCGGCCCCACCCCTTTCACGTATCGAAGACTCATGCTGAGGTTTTCCTGTCTCATCCCGCTCATCTCTTTGTTGATTTGTGAAATTCCTGGAGGCTTACAACAGTGAACTTTTCTTTCCTCATTCTGTGCAATGCCATGGCAGCAGCCTTTGCTGCGGCAATAGTCGTGAAGTAAGGAACTCCGTGCACGAGCGCGGTCCTTCTGATGTAGTATGAATCTGCCTTTGACTTGGCTCCCAGGGGCGTGTTTATCACCAGGGCGATGTCTCCGTTCTTGATCAGGTCCGCCACATGTGGCCTTCCCTCTGTGATCTTCAACACCTCCTCGGCAAGGATGCCGTTGTCGAAAAGAAAGCGCGCGGTGCCCCTCGTCGCAACGAGGGTAAAGCCCGAGGCAACGAGGCTCTTTGCGACATCTTTGATATACATTTTATCTTCGTCCCGGACGCTGATGAACGCTTTGCCCTGTGATGGAAGGAGATTCCCTGCCGCAATCTGGGATTTTGCGAAGGCAATTTCGAAGCTTGTGTCTATACCCATGACTTCACCGGTGGATTTCATTTCGGGTCCGAGAAGCGTATCGACACCGGGAAATTTTATGAAAGGAAAAACAGCCTCTTTCACGGATATGTGGCGGGGCACAACCTCTTCGGTAAACCCGAGGTCCTCTAACGTTCTACCGATCATGACTTTCGTTGCAAGCTTGGCAAGCGAGACTCCAATGGCCTTGCTGACGAAAGGGATGGTTCTCGAGGCTCTCGGGTTCACCTCCAGGATGTATAAATCATCATCTTTCAGAGCAAACTGTACGTTCATCAGGCCAACCACGGAGAGCTCTCTCGCAATGGCTTTCGTCTGCCTGACTATTTCCTCGATGACATGACTTTTGAGTGAATAGGGGGGGAGGGAGCATGCGCTGTCACCGGAGTGTACGCCTGCCTCCTCTATGTGCTCCATGATGCCTGCCACCACGGTATCCTTTCCGTCGGAAATGGCATCCACGTCTATCT
This genomic window contains:
- the recG gene encoding ATP-dependent DNA helicase RecG, whose translation is MRQENLSMSLRYVKGVGPKIYERLEKKGLRTVKDALYFFPKDYQDRRFITKIGDMKKEGTYLFAGKISRANEIRFFSGGRCFEVFMEDETGGTCLKWLNYNPKRWKSIYGEGRKILVYGSAKYFQGRMEFLHPEVTFPDAGGEFPRHDRGIISPVYSDIEGIHQKIVRKIILTAVQSHADSLIDPLPESILRREDLPPLAVSLRSIHLPEGSSDVEELRNYRTAYHRRIIFDEFFSLQLGLARKKYLGCRERGVEISWDRNIVDEIKKRLPFQLTGAQRTAVNDILKDMKKKEPMQRLLQGDVGSGKTIVAWIASMVAWHRGYQVAVMAPTEILAEQHFKNFKELSNGLALNIGLLTASVTGKEKTRIKEDIASGRINIVVGTHAIIQEDVSFHNLALVIVDEQHRFGVYQRLKMRLKGQSPHMLVMTATPIPRTLAMTLYGDLDVSVIDEMPPGRTPVETRLIYEWQRDELYEFIRQEVAKGGQAFIVYPLVEESEKIDLRAAKEMYGHLKRDIFTDFGVELIHGKIKGGEKERIVGGFRNGSVSILVSTTVIEVGIDVPSANIMVIEHPERFGLSQLHQLRGRVGRGRKKSYCFLVAGKKESEDAKRRLEVMVRTTDGFKVAEEDLLIRGPGEFIGTRQSGLPDLIFGNIIRDSRVLKNARELAFEIIAEDPELGRQENRELRSFVSSMWGGRIDFAFV